The following are encoded together in the Kribbella sp. CA-293567 genome:
- a CDS encoding site-2 protease family protein: MSDSRDPHSPAQPAGPTPGTWVLGSVRGIKLTMRFTWLPVAMLLAFGFSSIIGAQFPELGSWRYVASFVFVVAFTASILLHELAHALVALRFKIPVTEINLGFFAAGTHIEGERKRPFEEFAVSVVGPLASLLVGGLAYLGSRAADDGVAYVALFNLAMANLIVGVTNLLPGLPLDGGWVLRAAVWKATGNPHTGTIAAAWAGRVIAIAVLAAPVILQELFDRQPTIIDFVIALAVGFFLWMGSTASLMQARLRRKLPALHVRTLARRAIAVHASTPISEAIRLATGAQAGAVVVTDGQDKPHALVSESAVTAVAPNQRPWTTVGEVATRISAGHIIGVNDTGEEILDTLRKHPSSEYLVLDADGGVYGVLATADLEQAFRSR; encoded by the coding sequence ATGTCCGACTCGCGTGATCCCCACAGCCCTGCCCAGCCTGCCGGCCCGACGCCCGGCACCTGGGTGCTCGGTTCTGTCCGCGGGATCAAGCTGACGATGCGGTTCACCTGGCTGCCGGTGGCGATGCTGCTGGCGTTCGGGTTCTCCAGCATCATCGGAGCGCAGTTCCCGGAGCTGGGCAGCTGGCGCTACGTCGCGTCGTTCGTCTTCGTGGTCGCGTTCACCGCGTCGATCCTGCTGCACGAGCTGGCGCACGCGCTGGTGGCGTTGCGGTTCAAGATCCCGGTGACCGAGATCAACCTCGGGTTCTTCGCGGCCGGCACCCACATCGAGGGGGAGCGGAAGCGGCCCTTCGAGGAGTTCGCCGTGTCGGTGGTCGGCCCGCTGGCGTCGCTGCTGGTCGGCGGACTGGCCTACCTGGGGTCGCGGGCGGCCGACGACGGCGTCGCGTACGTCGCGCTGTTCAACCTCGCGATGGCCAACCTGATCGTCGGCGTCACCAACCTGCTGCCCGGCCTGCCGCTCGACGGTGGCTGGGTGCTGCGGGCAGCGGTGTGGAAGGCGACCGGCAACCCGCACACCGGCACCATCGCGGCCGCGTGGGCCGGCCGGGTGATCGCGATCGCCGTCCTGGCAGCGCCGGTGATCCTGCAGGAGCTCTTCGACCGGCAGCCGACCATCATCGACTTCGTCATCGCGCTGGCCGTCGGTTTCTTCCTCTGGATGGGCTCCACCGCGTCCCTCATGCAGGCCCGGCTGCGGCGCAAGCTGCCTGCCCTGCACGTGCGCACGCTGGCCCGCCGCGCGATCGCCGTCCACGCCAGTACGCCGATCTCCGAAGCGATCCGGCTGGCGACCGGCGCCCAGGCCGGCGCCGTGGTGGTCACCGACGGCCAGGACAAGCCGCACGCCCTCGTGTCGGAGTCGGCCGTCACCGCGGTCGCGCCCAACCAGCGGCCCTGGACCACGGTCGGCGAGGTGGCCACCCGGATCAGCGCCGGCCACATCATCGGCGTCAACGACACCGGCGAGGAGATCCTCGACACCCTCCGCAAGCACCCGTCGTCGGAGTACCTGGTGCTGGACGCCGACGGTGGGGTGTACGGCGTGCTCGCGACCGCCGACCTCGAGCAGGCCTTCCGCTCCCGCTGA
- the arc gene encoding proteasome ATPase, protein MIVAGDESPTAAELRNQVRYLEAEVAALRRRLLEHPADSRSLESRLSETQASLSSVTAQNERLADTLREAREKIIALKEEVDRLAQPPSGFGTFLGRNDDDTLDVFTGGRKLRVAASPSVDLDELRLGQELMLNEALNVVEACDFEVVGDVVMLKELLADGERALVIAQADEERIVRLASPLLDQPLRAGDSLLLEPRSGYVYEKIPKSEVEELVLEEVPDIDYTQIGGLAGQIEQIRDAVEMPYLHKDLFLEHELKPPKGVLLYGPPGCGKTLIAKAVANSLAKKVAERTGVEGQKSFFLNIKGPELLNKYVGETERHIRLVFQRAREKASEGMPVIVFFDEMDSLFRTRGSGVSSDVENTIVPQLLSEIDGVEGLENVIVIGASNREDMIDPAILRPGRLDVKIKIERPDAESARDIFSKYLTTTLPLHPDDVSEFGGDRRECVNGMIQRTVERMYTEADENRFLEVTYANGDKEVLYFKDFNSGAMIQNIVDRAKKMAIKAFLDDGQKGLRVQHLLQACVDEFKENEDLPNTTNPDDWARISGKKGERIVYIRTLISGKQGTEPGRSIDTATNTGQYL, encoded by the coding sequence ATGATCGTGGCTGGAGACGAGAGTCCTACCGCGGCAGAGCTGCGTAACCAGGTCCGTTACCTGGAGGCCGAGGTCGCAGCGTTGCGGCGGAGGTTGTTGGAGCACCCGGCGGACAGCCGGTCGCTCGAGAGCAGACTGTCCGAAACCCAGGCGTCCTTGTCGAGTGTGACCGCCCAGAACGAACGGCTGGCGGACACACTGCGCGAGGCCCGAGAGAAGATCATCGCCCTGAAGGAGGAAGTCGACCGGCTGGCGCAACCGCCCTCCGGTTTCGGTACCTTCCTGGGCCGCAACGACGATGACACGCTGGACGTGTTCACCGGGGGCCGCAAGCTCCGGGTCGCGGCGAGCCCGTCAGTCGACCTGGACGAGCTCCGGCTCGGCCAGGAGCTGATGCTGAACGAGGCGCTGAACGTGGTCGAGGCCTGCGACTTCGAGGTCGTCGGCGACGTGGTGATGTTGAAGGAGCTGCTGGCCGACGGCGAACGGGCCCTGGTGATCGCGCAGGCCGACGAGGAACGTATCGTCCGGCTCGCCTCACCGTTGCTCGACCAGCCACTGCGGGCCGGCGACTCCCTGCTGCTGGAGCCGCGCTCCGGCTATGTCTACGAGAAGATCCCGAAGTCCGAGGTCGAGGAGCTGGTGCTCGAAGAGGTCCCGGACATCGACTACACCCAGATCGGTGGTCTGGCCGGCCAGATCGAGCAGATCCGGGACGCGGTCGAGATGCCGTACCTGCACAAGGACCTGTTCCTCGAGCACGAGCTGAAGCCGCCGAAGGGCGTCCTGCTCTACGGCCCGCCGGGCTGTGGCAAGACCCTGATCGCCAAGGCGGTCGCGAACTCGCTGGCCAAGAAGGTCGCCGAGCGGACCGGGGTGGAGGGGCAGAAGTCGTTCTTCCTCAACATCAAGGGTCCGGAGCTGCTCAACAAGTACGTGGGTGAGACCGAGCGGCACATCCGCCTGGTCTTCCAGCGCGCCCGGGAGAAGGCTTCCGAGGGCATGCCGGTGATCGTGTTCTTCGACGAGATGGACTCGCTGTTCCGCACCCGCGGCTCCGGGGTCTCCTCCGACGTCGAGAACACCATCGTCCCGCAGTTGCTGAGCGAGATCGACGGCGTCGAGGGCCTGGAGAACGTGATCGTCATCGGTGCCTCGAACCGTGAGGACATGATCGACCCGGCGATCCTGCGGCCGGGCCGGCTGGACGTGAAGATCAAGATCGAGCGGCCGGACGCCGAGTCCGCCCGCGACATCTTCTCGAAGTACCTGACCACGACGCTGCCGTTGCACCCCGACGACGTGAGCGAGTTCGGTGGTGACCGCCGGGAGTGCGTGAACGGGATGATCCAGCGCACGGTCGAGCGGATGTACACCGAGGCCGACGAGAACCGCTTCCTCGAGGTCACCTATGCCAACGGTGACAAGGAGGTCCTGTACTTCAAGGACTTCAACTCGGGCGCGATGATCCAGAACATCGTCGACCGGGCCAAGAAGATGGCGATCAAGGCGTTCCTCGACGACGGCCAGAAGGGTCTGCGGGTCCAGCACCTGCTGCAGGCCTGCGTGGACGAGTTCAAGGAGAACGAGGACCTGCCGAACACCACCAACCCGGACGACTGGGCCCGCATCTCCGGCAAGAAGGGCGAGCGGATCGTCTACATCCGCACGCTCATCTCCGGCAAGCAGGGCACCGAGCCGGGCCGGTCGATCGATACGGCCACCAACACCGGTCAGTACCTGTAG
- a CDS encoding intradiol ring-cleavage dioxygenase, protein MHDHDRGLEYDLGVLRRRNVLRLFAGAGLAVVAGCAADPDTSSGSTPSSSPSAAGTTGSTPAPSSGGVDEIPEETAGPFPGDGSNGPNVLTESGIVRRDLTKSFGSATGVAEGVPLTVELVVLDAAKDTALPGAAVYLWHCDAQGRYSLYDGEISGENYCRGVQAADSTGKVTFTTIFPAAYQGRWPHLHFEVYASLSEATAAGKISATSQLALPAEACAAVYATSGYDGSTRNLANTSLEKDNVFGDDGAVHQLAAISGEVQDGYTARLTVGV, encoded by the coding sequence ATGCACGACCACGACAGAGGACTCGAGTACGACCTCGGCGTACTGCGCCGGCGCAACGTCCTGCGGCTGTTCGCCGGCGCCGGGCTGGCCGTAGTGGCCGGCTGTGCGGCCGACCCGGACACGTCCAGCGGCTCGACCCCGAGCTCATCCCCGAGTGCCGCCGGTACGACGGGCAGCACCCCGGCCCCGTCGAGCGGCGGCGTCGACGAGATCCCCGAGGAGACGGCCGGGCCGTTCCCCGGCGACGGGTCCAACGGGCCGAACGTGCTGACCGAGTCGGGCATCGTGCGCAGGGATCTGACCAAGAGCTTCGGGTCGGCGACAGGCGTTGCGGAAGGTGTCCCGCTGACGGTCGAACTCGTCGTACTGGATGCGGCCAAGGACACCGCCCTGCCCGGTGCCGCCGTCTACCTGTGGCACTGCGATGCGCAGGGGCGCTACTCGCTCTACGACGGCGAGATCAGCGGCGAGAACTACTGCCGCGGCGTACAGGCTGCCGACTCGACCGGGAAGGTCACCTTCACCACGATCTTCCCCGCGGCGTACCAGGGGAGGTGGCCGCACCTCCACTTCGAGGTCTACGCCTCGTTGTCCGAAGCCACCGCGGCCGGGAAGATCAGCGCGACCTCGCAACTGGCTCTGCCGGCCGAGGCGTGCGCCGCGGTCTACGCGACTTCGGGGTACGACGGGAGCACCCGCAATCTGGCGAACACGTCGCTGGAGAAGGACAACGTGTTCGGCGACGACGGCGCCGTACACCAGCTGGCCGCCATCAGCGGTGAGGTCCAGGACGGCTACACCGCTCGGCTCACCGTGGGTGTGTGA
- a CDS encoding tRNA (adenine-N1)-methyltransferase gives MSDLRDFPDASFSGVHHGPLQAGEWVTLSDSKGRRHSVFLERGKVFHTTKGGIEHDELIDGPDAVVVRSKGGVEYLALRPLMADYSVSMPRGAAVIYPKDTAQIVTMADVFPGAKVVEAGAGSGALTTALLRAVGIHGQVISFERREDFAEVARKNVTGFFGAEHPAWTLHVGDLVESLAEEEVDRIILDMLAPWECIDAAAGALVPGGVFCAYVATTTQLSRVVETLRAHGEFTEPRAWESLVRDWHVEGLAVRPGHRMQGHTAFLVTARRMAHGVQAPRKKRRPAPGAYGDDYSGPRKSDPPADTPPATEPSATDT, from the coding sequence ATGTCTGATCTTCGCGATTTTCCTGATGCCTCGTTCTCCGGGGTCCACCACGGGCCGCTGCAGGCCGGTGAGTGGGTCACCCTGTCCGACTCGAAGGGGCGCCGGCACTCGGTGTTCCTGGAGCGCGGGAAGGTCTTCCACACCACCAAGGGCGGGATCGAGCACGACGAGCTGATCGACGGGCCCGACGCGGTGGTGGTCCGGTCCAAGGGCGGGGTGGAATACCTCGCGCTGCGGCCGCTGATGGCGGACTACTCGGTGTCGATGCCGCGCGGTGCCGCGGTGATCTACCCGAAGGACACCGCCCAGATCGTGACGATGGCCGACGTCTTCCCGGGCGCGAAGGTGGTCGAGGCGGGCGCCGGTTCGGGCGCGCTGACCACCGCGTTGCTGCGGGCGGTCGGGATCCACGGCCAGGTGATCTCGTTCGAGCGCCGCGAGGACTTCGCCGAGGTGGCCCGCAAGAACGTGACCGGCTTCTTCGGTGCCGAGCACCCGGCCTGGACCCTGCACGTCGGTGACCTGGTCGAGTCGCTGGCCGAAGAGGAAGTCGACCGCATCATCCTCGACATGCTGGCTCCCTGGGAGTGCATCGACGCCGCCGCGGGTGCCCTGGTGCCCGGTGGCGTGTTCTGCGCCTACGTCGCCACCACGACCCAGCTGAGCCGCGTGGTGGAGACGTTGCGCGCGCACGGCGAGTTCACCGAGCCCCGGGCCTGGGAGTCGCTGGTGCGGGACTGGCACGTCGAAGGACTGGCCGTCCGGCCGGGGCACCGGATGCAGGGTCACACCGCGTTCCTGGTGACCGCTAGGCGGATGGCCCACGGGGTACAGGCCCCCCGAAAGAAGCGCCGGCCGGCCCCTGGAGCGTACGGCGACGACTATTCCGGACCTCGCAAGTCCGACCCACCCGCGGACACGCCGCCGGCAACGGAGCCATCCGCAACCGACACGTGA
- a CDS encoding ABC transporter ATP-binding protein, whose translation MSLRVEAARKEYRAHGGARVVALDGVDLEVADGELLVVVGPSGSGKSTLLRAIAGLETLDSGHIVIGGRDITGVPAGRRDVAMVFQEAALFPHLSVAANIGIGERARGAKRREVEARVAEVARSLDVDQLLQRMPGELSGGERQRVALARVMIRVPAVCLLDEPLASVDAELRLRMRGEIRAVQQSLGLPMVHVTHDQLEAMAMGDRIAVMDGGRVLQCDSPAELYARPATTAVARILGALPMNLLPAEDGVIVGVRPERVRVCRSTESGRVGTVLAVEPAGEDCLVRIQTTGELLARLPWDDAPKVGEKVSVAWRPEDVHHFDAVTGLRR comes from the coding sequence ATGAGTCTGCGGGTCGAGGCCGCGCGGAAGGAGTACCGGGCGCACGGTGGGGCACGGGTGGTGGCTCTCGACGGCGTCGACCTGGAGGTGGCGGACGGCGAGCTGCTGGTCGTCGTCGGGCCGTCGGGGTCGGGGAAGTCGACACTGCTGCGCGCGATCGCGGGCCTGGAGACGCTGGACTCGGGGCACATCGTCATCGGTGGCCGGGACATCACCGGCGTACCGGCCGGGCGGCGGGACGTGGCGATGGTCTTCCAGGAAGCCGCACTGTTCCCGCATCTCAGCGTCGCGGCGAACATCGGCATCGGGGAGCGGGCCCGGGGAGCCAAGCGTCGCGAGGTCGAGGCTCGGGTGGCCGAGGTGGCCCGGAGCCTGGATGTCGATCAACTGTTGCAGCGGATGCCGGGCGAACTCAGCGGAGGGGAGCGGCAACGGGTGGCGCTGGCACGGGTGATGATCCGCGTGCCCGCCGTCTGTCTGCTCGACGAGCCGCTGGCCTCCGTCGACGCCGAACTGCGGCTGCGCATGCGAGGGGAGATCCGGGCGGTGCAGCAGTCGCTGGGGTTGCCGATGGTCCACGTCACCCACGATCAGCTCGAGGCGATGGCGATGGGAGACCGGATCGCGGTGATGGACGGCGGCCGCGTCCTCCAGTGCGACAGCCCCGCTGAGCTGTACGCGCGGCCGGCCACGACGGCGGTGGCGCGCATCCTGGGCGCGCTGCCGATGAACCTGCTGCCGGCTGAAGACGGGGTGATCGTGGGCGTCCGGCCCGAGCGGGTCCGGGTCTGCCGGAGTACCGAAAGTGGGCGCGTTGGCACGGTCCTCGCCGTCGAGCCGGCCGGCGAGGACTGTCTGGTCCGGATCCAGACGACTGGCGAGTTGCTCGCCCGCTTGCCCTGGGATGACGCTCCCAAGGTCGGGGAGAAGGTATCCGTGGCCTGGCGTCCTGAGGACGTGCACCACTTCGACGCCGTGACCGGTCTGCGGCGATGA
- a CDS encoding carbohydrate ABC transporter permease: MRRAGTAVWRQPLAVPYLVGSLLLVLAPLGLAVVLAFTDYFGFRAPEFTGLGNVSRLVDDRAFWDSVGISAVVAAVVVPFRLLLAVGAALLLARRRGAMMTAGRASVYLPSVIPDAAWALLWLWILNPLYGPLPALLGALGVPDPGFLTTPWGARLALVLVMTFQVGEAFTVALAARIAIPARLHEAIELEGGSGWFAMTRVTLPLMAPIVIVLAVRDVVVVVQNAFVPALLVTGGGPVNATLTAPLLIYRRAFEYGELGYASTLSVTLLVLTGIAAALPLWIAARLAARQRTR; the protein is encoded by the coding sequence ATGAGGCGGGCCGGGACGGCCGTGTGGCGGCAACCGCTCGCGGTTCCGTACCTGGTGGGGTCGCTGCTTCTCGTACTCGCGCCCCTCGGGCTGGCCGTCGTACTGGCTTTCACCGACTACTTCGGTTTCCGGGCGCCCGAGTTCACCGGGCTCGGCAACGTGAGCCGGCTGGTGGACGACCGCGCGTTCTGGGACTCGGTCGGAATCAGCGCGGTCGTCGCCGCGGTCGTCGTACCGTTTCGCTTGCTGCTCGCGGTCGGGGCCGCCCTCCTGCTGGCCCGGCGCCGCGGCGCCATGATGACGGCCGGCCGGGCGTCGGTCTACCTGCCGTCGGTCATCCCTGACGCGGCGTGGGCCCTGCTCTGGTTGTGGATCCTCAACCCGCTGTACGGGCCGCTGCCCGCGCTGCTCGGCGCCCTCGGCGTTCCCGATCCCGGGTTCCTGACCACGCCCTGGGGCGCCCGCCTCGCCTTGGTCCTGGTGATGACCTTCCAGGTCGGCGAGGCGTTCACGGTCGCCCTCGCCGCTCGCATCGCGATCCCCGCGCGGCTGCACGAGGCGATCGAACTGGAGGGCGGATCAGGCTGGTTCGCGATGACGCGGGTGACGCTGCCGCTGATGGCGCCGATCGTGATCGTGCTGGCCGTGCGGGACGTGGTGGTCGTCGTACAGAACGCCTTCGTCCCGGCTCTGCTCGTGACCGGCGGTGGTCCGGTGAACGCGACCCTGACCGCGCCGCTGCTCATCTACCGCCGCGCCTTCGAGTACGGCGAACTCGGCTACGCGAGCACCTTGTCGGTGACCCTGCTGGTGCTCACCGGCATCGCCGCCGCGCTCCCGCTCTGGATCGCCGCTCGCCTGGCAGCCCGGCAGCGAACCCGCTGA
- a CDS encoding ABC transporter substrate-binding protein, which yields MRVSRAIAVLVVPALLAVSACAGDPAKDDAAPANTTPAPITLQVRAEPEEAAVYRSLVTAYEQASGGKVELVAVGRSDHLTRLSTAFASGDAPDVFLINYREYAPFVQRGAVASVGALLDQQKVDRGGYYEEPLSAFSYRGELQCMPQNISSLVVYWNRALFRQAGVAPPKADWSWADFVATARALTTAKTKGVGIDPSITRMAPFIWSNGGAIVDDDEKPTRTTLHEPAARAALQSVVDLIGTGATPNKAQLAAQDLDEQFMTGKVAMFLSSRVEVPALREQRGLDFDVAGLPVLGKPASVLHSDAYCVASSSKHQEAAARFIAYATGQQGQTITALGGRTVPSLRAVASSPAFLSPSRAPASSQVFLDAIPHLRHTPVTPSWPEVEDVIGNQLQRAFEDGVPLDQVLTEIRKQADPLLKGR from the coding sequence ATGAGAGTCAGCAGAGCGATCGCCGTCCTCGTGGTACCGGCGCTGCTCGCGGTGAGCGCTTGCGCCGGGGACCCGGCCAAGGACGACGCCGCCCCGGCGAACACCACGCCGGCGCCGATCACCTTGCAGGTCCGGGCCGAACCGGAGGAGGCGGCGGTCTACCGCAGCCTCGTTACGGCGTACGAGCAGGCGAGTGGCGGGAAGGTCGAACTGGTCGCGGTCGGCCGCTCGGACCATCTGACCCGGCTGTCCACCGCGTTCGCGTCGGGTGACGCCCCGGACGTGTTCCTGATCAACTACCGCGAGTACGCGCCCTTCGTGCAGCGCGGAGCGGTCGCTTCGGTGGGCGCCCTGCTCGACCAGCAGAAGGTCGATCGGGGTGGGTACTACGAGGAACCCCTGAGCGCCTTCAGCTACCGGGGTGAGCTGCAGTGCATGCCGCAGAACATCTCTTCCCTGGTCGTGTACTGGAACCGCGCGCTGTTCCGGCAGGCCGGTGTCGCGCCGCCGAAGGCCGACTGGAGCTGGGCGGACTTCGTGGCGACCGCCCGCGCCCTGACCACCGCCAAGACCAAGGGCGTCGGCATCGACCCGTCGATCACCCGGATGGCGCCGTTCATCTGGAGCAACGGCGGCGCGATCGTCGACGACGACGAGAAGCCGACCCGGACGACGCTGCACGAGCCCGCCGCCCGCGCCGCGCTCCAGTCCGTCGTCGACCTGATCGGTACCGGCGCGACCCCGAACAAGGCCCAGCTCGCCGCGCAGGATCTGGACGAGCAGTTCATGACCGGCAAGGTGGCGATGTTCCTGAGCTCGCGGGTCGAGGTCCCGGCGCTGCGAGAGCAACGCGGGCTCGACTTCGACGTCGCGGGCCTGCCCGTGCTGGGTAAGCCCGCTTCGGTGCTGCACAGCGACGCGTACTGCGTCGCGAGCAGCTCGAAGCACCAGGAGGCCGCCGCCAGGTTCATCGCCTACGCGACCGGTCAGCAGGGCCAGACCATCACGGCTCTCGGTGGACGGACCGTGCCGTCACTGCGGGCGGTCGCGAGCTCGCCCGCGTTCCTCAGCCCGTCGCGCGCACCGGCGTCGTCCCAGGTCTTCCTCGACGCCATCCCGCACCTGAGGCACACGCCGGTGACCCCGTCGTGGCCCGAGGTCGAGGATGTCATCGGCAACCAGTTGCAGCGGGCGTTCGAGGACGGCGTACCGCTCGATCAGGTGCTGACCGAGATCCGGAAGCAGGCGGACCCACTGCTCAAGGGCCGATGA
- a CDS encoding carbohydrate ABC transporter permease: MSVVFLAPLVVMVLGSLQRPLQPPPDGLDLWPDPAEWTNYSAVSRFMPLARLLLNSLLLVVVAVPVTVIVTSMAGLAIVTARGRVRRGLIGLSVFMLLVPAAALWVPRVVLLRGVGLADTPLTVALLSLAGTSPFYVLLFALAYSRIPGSLLEAATLEGLSPYAVWRQIAIPLARPAVVAVAALSGLFYWSTFMDPLTLVSSPANWPVALGLRSLSEMEAALYPIYLAAAVIVTAPALVAFCIGQRSFFSAVERT, encoded by the coding sequence GTGTCCGTGGTCTTCCTCGCGCCGCTGGTGGTGATGGTGCTGGGTTCTCTCCAGCGCCCGCTCCAACCGCCGCCCGACGGACTCGACCTCTGGCCCGACCCGGCCGAGTGGACGAACTACTCGGCCGTGTCGCGATTCATGCCGCTGGCGAGGTTGCTGCTGAACTCCCTGCTGCTGGTGGTGGTCGCGGTACCGGTCACCGTGATCGTCACGTCCATGGCAGGCCTCGCGATCGTCACCGCTCGTGGCCGGGTACGCCGTGGGCTCATCGGCCTTTCCGTGTTCATGCTGCTGGTGCCCGCCGCAGCGCTGTGGGTGCCGCGGGTCGTCCTGCTCCGGGGCGTCGGACTGGCCGACACACCGCTCACCGTCGCACTGCTCTCCCTCGCCGGCACGAGCCCTTTCTATGTGCTGCTCTTCGCGCTGGCCTACTCGCGGATCCCCGGGTCGCTGCTGGAAGCCGCCACGCTGGAAGGACTGAGCCCGTACGCCGTCTGGCGGCAGATCGCGATTCCGCTCGCGCGCCCGGCGGTGGTGGCGGTCGCGGCCCTGTCCGGCCTGTTCTACTGGTCCACGTTCATGGATCCGCTGACCCTGGTGTCGTCGCCGGCCAACTGGCCGGTGGCGCTGGGCCTGCGGAGCCTCAGCGAGATGGAGGCTGCCCTGTACCCGATCTACCTCGCCGCGGCGGTGATCGTGACCGCGCCCGCGCTGGTTGCCTTCTGCATCGGTCAACGGTCCTTCTTCTCAGCTGTGGAGCGCACATGA